The following are encoded together in the Vigna unguiculata cultivar IT97K-499-35 chromosome 2, ASM411807v1, whole genome shotgun sequence genome:
- the LOC114174584 gene encoding uncharacterized protein LOC114174584 produces MKLEVTCRKGLRTTAAAVKLNKNEDQVINVVIENGIVSLNLSNPGGYIIGLYYDGTQNILDQKNHQFDRGYFDVVWNEGGKSGIFERFSGTKFSVIEASDTVVEVSFLKTWSASMKGSSVPINIDLRYILRRGDSGFYTYAIFNRPPGLPAVTVYQIRTVYKLDEDRFHYMALSDTRQRKMPTAEDRKTGQALAYPEAVLLTHAADPQIRGEVDDKYQYSAENKDNSVHGWITEDDSAPVGFWLITPSNEFRNGGPVKQELTSHVGSTSLSMFTSTHYAGKKAITAFDEGETYTKVFGPIFVYLNSVPTKTQFKSLWSDAVTQLSNEEKKWPYDFIGSKDFFPPQQRGKVSGKLQVNDGGMAQPAESSYIGLALPGDAGSWQIESKGYQFWTQTDKDGSFSITNIVPGSYNLYAWVPGFIGNYKYEVNVDIKPGGNINLGSLVYNPPRNGPTLWEIGIPDRSAAEFHVPDPYPDLENKLYLNDNKNGFRQYGLWGRYADLYPKEDLIFTVGVSDYHKNWFYAQVTRSTEPGKFVPTTWQIQFQLENIIEGGNYTLQLALAAATNSRLEVRINKPNSNPPYFSSQELIGSDNAIARHGIHGLYELYSVGVDSNQLVKGKNTIYLTQSNAKSLFEGIMYDYIRLESPPTTRRHLP; encoded by the exons ATGAAGCTTGAAGTTACTTGCAG AAAGGGTTTGAGGACTACTGCTGCTGCTGTCAAGCTGAATAAAAATGAAGACCAGGTGATAAAT GTAGTGATTGAAAACGGCATAGTTTCCCTGAATTTGTCAAATCCCGGAGGCTATATTATTGGACTATACTATGACGGAACTCAAAATATACTTGATCAAAAAAACCATCAATTTGATAGAGG gTACTTTGACGTTGTTTGGAACGAGGGAGGAAAATCTGGGATCTTTGAGAG ATTCAGTGGGACAAAGTTCTCAGTCATTGAAGCAAGTGATACTGTGGTGGAGGTTTCCTTTCTAAAAACATGGAGTGCTTCCATGAAAGGCTCAAGTGTCCCCATAAACATAGACTTAAG GTATATATTGCGAAGAGGCGATTCTGGGTTTTATACATACGCAATATTTAATCGTCCACCAGGATTACCTGCAGTCACGGTTTATCAAATTAGAACTGTTTACAAACTCGACGAAGACAG GTTCCACTATATGGCCTTATCTGATACAAGGCAAAGGAAGATGCCAACTGCAGAAGATAGAAAAACGGGCCAGGCGCTGGCGTATCCTGAAGCTGTTCTCTTAACCCATGCAGCTGACCCACAAATTCGAGGAGAG GTTGATGATAAATACCAATACTCGGCAGAGAACAAAGATAACTCTGTTCATGGGTGGATTACAGAGGATGATTCAGCACCAGTGGGTTTCTGGTTGATAACTCCCAGTAATGAGTTCCGCAATGGTGGGCCCGTTAAACAAGAACTCACTTCTCATGTTGGCTCAACTTCTCTTTCC ATGTTTACCAGCACTCATTATGCTGGCAAGAAGGCAATCACTGCATTTGATGAAGGGGAGACTTACACGAAGGTTTTTGGGCCAATTTTTGTTTACCTTAACTCTGTGCCAACCAAAACTCAGTTTAAGTCTCTGTGGTCAGATGCTGTAACACAG TTAtccaatgaagaaaaaaaatggccTTATGATTTCATTGGATCAAAAGATTTCTTTCCACCCCAACAACGGGGAAAGGTGTCAGGAAAGCTTCAAGTTAATGATGG GGGAATGGCTCAACCAGCTGAAAGTTCTTACATTGGTCTAGCTTTACCTGGAGATGCAGGATCATGGCAAATAGAAAGCAAG GGTTATCAATTCTGGACTCAAACCGACAAAGATGGAAGCTTCTCAATTACAAATATTGTACCTGGGAGTTACAACTTGTATGCATGGGTCCCTGGTTTCATtggaaattataaatatgaagtCAATGTTGATATCAAACCag GAGGCAACATCAACTTGGGTTCTCTTGTATACAATCCTCCAAGAAATGGTCCTACTTTATGGGAAATTGGGATCCCGGATAGGTCAGCTGCAGAGTTCCATGTACCAGACCCTTACCCAGATCTTGAGAACAAATTGTACCTAAACGATAACAAAAATGG GTTTAGGCAATACGGTTTGTGGGGACGTTACGCTGATTTGTATCCAAAAGAAGATCTCATTTTTACAGTCGGTGTTTCTGACTATCATAAGAATTGGTTTTATGCTCAAGTTACCAG GAGCACAGAACCGGGCAAATTCGTTCCAACCACATGGCAGATTCAGTTCCAGCTTGAGAATATCATAGAGGGAGGAAACTACACACTGCAATTGGCCTTGGCAGCTGCCACTAATTCTAGATTGGAG GTTAGGATCAACAAGCCGAATTCAAACCCTCCATACTTCTCATCACAAGAGTTAATTGGCAGTGACAATGCCATAGCGAGGCACGGCATCCATGGATTGTATGAGTTGTATAGTGTAGGTGTAGATAGTAATCAATTGGTAAAAGGAAAAAACACCATCTACTTGACACAGTCAAATGCCAAATCTCTATTTGAAGGAATTATGTATGATTATATTCGATTGGAAAGTCCTCCAACAACTAGAAGACATCTGCCTTGA